In Limnochordia bacterium, the genomic window TACAACCGCGGCATAGTCTAGGGAGATCAAGGGATGCTGCATAACTTCCTTCATTTTGCCAGTAATCACTTCAGGATTCTTTTCTCCTCCCTGCCACAACTGTAACCCAGCCAGAAGTGCTTGGTAAAGAAGAACAGCTGCTTTGCGTTCTTCCTCGCCGAGATAGATGTTTCTACTGCTTGCTGCAAGGCCATCCTCTTCCCGAATGATCGGACATGGCACTATGGTCACATCCAGGTTCAGGTCCTTGACCATTCTTCTTAGCACCGCTGCCTGCTGAGCATCCTTTTGTCCGAAATAGGCATAGTCAGGTCGGATAATATTGAACAACTTGCTAACAACTGTTGCTACTCCTCGGAAATGTCTCGGCCGAATTGCCCCTTCAAAGGAGCTACTCAGCCCTTCTACCTCAACATAAGTGCTGAATCCCTCAACGTACATCTCTCCACTGTCCGGTGCAAAGACTGCATCCACCTTCTCTGCTTCTAGTAGGGCTAAATCTCGCTGCATATCCCGGGGATACCTGGCAAAATCCTCATTGGGACCGAACTGCGTGGGATTGACGAAAACACTCACGAACACAACGTCATTTTCCTCTCTTGCCCTGCGCACCAAGCTTAGGTGACCTTCATGCAGGTAACCCATCGTTGGCACCAAAGCGACTCTTCCTTGGACCTTGTCCCGGTAATCGCGTACTTCTTGAATCGTCCTACAGAGTCTCAACTGACACTCCCCCTAACGGCCGAACCGTCCTTCTTCAACGTCCGCCTTGTACTGCGTTAAGCTTTGCCGTATAACAGAAGCCAACTTCGCATACTGCTTGGCATGTTTGGGGACAAAATCCTCCTGCATTCCTAACAGATCGGTGATAACCTGCACTTGACCATCGCAGTCTGGACCTGCCGCAATTCCAATCGTGGGAATTCCAACGGAACCAGTGATCCTTGCTGCTAGTTCGCCAGGAATCCCCTCAAGCACTACAGTAAAAGCCCCACTTTCTTCTAGAGCCTTGGCATCGTCTACTAGTTTCTGGGCCTGTTGCGCTGTCTTCCCCTGGATCCGATAGCCACCCTGTTGATTAATCGATTGGGGAAGCAAGCCAATGTGACCCACCACCGGTATACCTGCCTCCACCAAGCGGCGCACTACCCCGGCAACCTCTTGCCCACCTTCTAGTTTGACCGCATGGCACCCTCCTTCCTGTAAGAAACGACCAGCGTTCATCAATGCTACTTCCTCGGTAGCATAGCTCATGAAAGGAAGGTCCCCAACAACCAGAGAGTTACTCACGCCCTGCATGACCGCCCTGGTATGATGCAACATATGCTCCATAGTCACTGGTACGGTAGTGGGTAGACCCATATACGTCATCCCAACACTGTCTCCCACTAAAATTAGGGGGATACCTACAGAGTCCACGATCTTCGCCATTAGCGCATCGTAGGCAGTGACCATGGTGATCTTTTTTTGTCCTTTCATACTGCGAATATCTGTAGTGGTTATACTCATATCTATGCCTCCTTGGCCTTTTTCGGACGATTATGCTGATCCAGTAATATGATCCGAGGCTCATACTCACGAGCTGTAGCCTCATCAACCCAAGTGTAGGAAAAAATAATTACAAGATCATCCGGGAAAATAAGACGGGCCGCCGCTCCGTTTATCTGAATGCAGCCACTATCCCTCTCACCTGGTATAACGTAGGTTTCAAGTCGTGCCCCGTTGGTCACATCCACAACTTGCACTTTTTCCCACGGCACTAGATCAGCTAGTTCCATTAATCCCTCGTCTATGGTGATACTACCTTCGTAGTTAACATTGGCATCGGTGACTCTAGCTCGATGCAGCTTGCTTTTAAGCATATTCCGCATTGCCCATCCTCCCTTCTTGTTTAAAGACATCCATGAGGATCTCGTATTGCCTATCTGTTATTGTCCCCTTTTCCCAAGCTACATTCACTGTTAACCGTCCAAGGGTTACGTATAGGGCCTGCAAATCTGGATTCCCTAGCTCCTGTAGCGCCTTAAGATGCGTAAGGACTGTCCCCGTATCTCCCCGGGCAATGGGTCCACTCAACGCTTCCTTTGAGCCAACCCGCTGGATATTATCACAGGTAGCTAGGATCAAAGGCAAAAGGGCTTCTAATCCTTCCTCTTGGGTAAACCCAACGGTACAGAACAGATCCAATGCCGCGTCAACCAAAGCAACCAGGTAATTAGATGCTATGACTCCACAAATATGGTACAAGACACGCTTCTCTCCGGCAACGGTCAAGGCCCCTTGACCAATAGCCTCCGCCAAGGAAATCAGAGCATCTTGGAGGGTATCATCATCACTTTCAACTCCAAAGAAAGTCCGTTGAAATCGTTCTTTACTCAAGCTACGACTAGGAAAGCTACTTAACGGGTGGAACGCTCCCCGCCGACCACCGGCGCTATGCACCGCGCCTAGCACGTCAAGACTATGGGCTCCGCTACAATGGATTACGATACTTTGCGCGTTCCAAGCTAACTCATCACAGACCTTCTTGATCTGATCATCGGAGACCGTAAGAAACACCGTCTGACACAAAGCTACTAGCTCCTCTGGAGTGCAAACCTTTCCTTGTTTGAGCCCATCGGCCAACTCTAATGCCCTAGCCTCGGTGCGGCTGGCAATAGCCACAGGACCTAGGCCCGCTTTTTGAAGAGCATAGCCTAGACCAAAACCAACAGCACCAGCACCAATAATGCCGATGTCTCCAAAATAAGTTGCCAATTGACCACTATGCATTTCCTCACCCCCCAAAACAAAAAACCTGCAGTTTGACCGCAGGTTGACTTTACTATCCAGTAAGAACCGTCTCGGTCATTTGGATCCAAGCGGCAAACACTATTACTGATACCCAAAGCAATTAGCTTTGTATATTATCTTTTTAATGATACAGCATATGCTACTTTTCGGCAAGTAGATTTTGCAGTCGATCTAGAATTTTCGTTGCCATCCTTTCTTTCTCCATCATAGGCCAATGCTCCGTGGTGCCTTCTCGATCCATGATCACCACTTGATTGGTCTCAGACTCAAATCCGCGGCCGGGCTGCCCTACCAAGTTGCCCACGATTAGATCAAGATTCTTCTTGAGTATTTTCTCCTTCATAGCAGGCAACAGATTCTCTGTTTCTGCGGCAAAACCAATTTTAATAAAATCACCGTTGGTGCTGGCTAGAATATCCGGGTTCTGGACCAAGTCTATCGTCAGCCGCTCTTGCTTTTTCTGCTTGCTTAAAGCTGCATTTTCCACCCGATAGTCGGCAACAGCCGCAGACATAATCAACGCATCACAAGACTTAGTATGTTCTTGCACTGCTGCTAGCATTTCCAAGGCAGTCTCAACCCCAACAAACTCCACGCCAACCGGCGGGGTCAATTCCGTCGGACCTGAGATCAACACGACCTGGGCACCCCGATCCCGCGCCTCCCTGGCTATATAAACTCCGGTCTTGCCAGAGGAACGATTCCCGATAAAGCGTACCGGATCAATAGGCTCTCGATTGCCGCCCCCAGTGACCACTATTTTTTTCCCGGCCAAGTCTCCCGCATCCCCGAGGACCAGACGCACCGTATCCACGATCAGGTCCACAGAAGCAAGACGACCTTGTCCAATCATTCCACAGGCCAATCTACCGGAGGCCGGCTCAACAAAGCGCATCCCCCGGTCTTTGAGTCTTTGGATGTTCTCCTGGGTAATGGAGTTTAGATACATGTTTGTGTTCATTGCCGGAGCGATTACCACAGGCGCCTTGGAGGCCAAGACTGTACAAGTTAGTAAATCATCTGCCAGACCTGAAGCCAGCTTTGCCAAACAGTTAGCAGTAGCCGGGGCAATTAGAACCAAATCCGCGCTCTGTGCTAAGGATATATGTTCCACATCGTAATTATCTGGTAGAGCAAACATATCCGTGTGCACTTTACTGTTAGCGATGTTCTGCAATGTTAGTGGCCCTATAAACTCCATGGCAGCCTTAGTCATGATCACGTCAACTATTGCTCCTGCTTTGACTAGATCACTGCAAATCTGAGCCCCTTTGTAAGCTGCGATACTTCCGGTGATGCCAAGTACTACTCTTTTACCCTGCATTTCTACCACCCATTCAACTTGGCAATAATTTGTAGTCCTTTCAGGGTCAGCTCGGGATCATGTGTATACCGATCCTTAAACTCATTGATCAAAACCCCGCCTTGTCCCCCGGTAAAAACAACATAGGGTTCCTCATTAAGTTCGTTGGCAATCTTATCTAAGATGTACTCGATTAAACCAATATACCCAAACACAATACCAGACTGCATGCACTCTTCAGTATTGCGTCCGATTGCGCGTACTGGTCGGTTTAGCTCCACCCGTTTCAGTTTAGCTGTGCGAACAACAAGAGCATCGGATACCATGCCAACACCAGGTGCAATTGCCCCTCCGATATATTCCCCTTTGTCTGTAACCACATCGAAGCTAATAGCAGTTCCGCAATCGACAACGATCGCTGGCGTTGGATAGAACTGATAGGTGGCTACTGCATTTACAATGCGGTCGGCACCCACTTCCCGGGGGTTATCCCCGCGCACCTTGATCCCGCTTTTTACTCCTGGACCAACAACTAATGCGTCAACAGCCCAAAGATGCCGTACAGTTTCAGTGATAAGGGGAGTAACATTTGGCACTACACTACTTATAACACAACCATGGACTAGACCATTTGAGGAATCTACTTCTTCAAGAAAGGCCCGAAACATTAACCGATATTCGTCGATTGTCCGGTCTGAGCGGGTGGCTATCCGCCAGGTTTTTAGCAGGCATTCGCCCTTGAACGCTCCGATTGTGATATTAGTATTTCCCACATCGATAGTCAGCAACACCAGACAACTCCTCCTTTATAGAATTCATCATATCACACCCCGATAATGCTGCCAAGATATAGAAGGAAAAAGGGCCTGGAGTGTTGAAGTATTGTAGACTGTAAATCTTTGATGATGAGACGTAAGAGTATAGTACCCACTAATAGAATCAGGCTCACTGTTCAAAGTGGTGACCGGGGTAACTTCGATGAGCAGTTACCTAAGGGTACGGTAAATTGGCTTCCGTAGAACTCACCGGGGTCATATCTGTTGGTGATGGGAAAGTCGAAGGCTGTGCAGTACCTATCCTACTAGATCTTAGTTGGTGAGGGAAGCGCACAAATGCCAGTATGATTTTCCCATAGTCTAAGGGAATACACAAAGTGTAAATACTAAAGGAACAGGTCGGTCGTTTTGCCCTCAGCAGACAAGGTTTACCAGGGGTTTCTCAAAGGACACTTTCGAATATGAAGAAGATAGATATGAAGGAGGGAAACCGAGGGAATCCTGCGTTCCTCGAATCCAAAGACTTGAAATAACGCAACCTCGGTGTGTGGAGTGGTCTATACACTGTACAGACTGTTTTGGTCTGTCGTTTTTAAGATTAGATATCGATGGGAAATTGTAGGGACAGAATACATTCCGAAGAAGGGTCCCTTTATTCTGGCACCAAACCACGTGACTTTTTATGATTCTATCTTTGTCTTCATTGCCTGTCCGCGGAAGGTCCACTTCATGGCTAAGCAAGAGTTATTTAACTCCTTCTTTTCCCGGGTCTTTCTCACCATGCTAGGAGGATTTCCTGTTAAACGAGGGAAAAGTGATCGGAGAGCAATCTGCAAAGCCATATCCCTGTTAAAGGAGGGTAAGGCAGTCGGAATCTTCTTTGAAGGTGAACGTTCGAACGACTTGTTAGTATACAAGCCTCTGCCCGGGGTTGCAATGCTAGCCACGAGCTTGGAAGTTCCCATCATTCCCTGCGCTATTGTCCCAGAAAAACACAACATGCGCGTAGCCTTTGGGCCACCGATTTCGGAGAAAAAACCCCAAGACCCAGCAAAGAAGCATCTTGTCTATGAGCAAGTCAACAAGTTGTTCATAGACGAGGTATTACGATTGGGAGATGGAAAACTAACCTATGTCAATCAATTCATCGACCCAATCATCGAATAAATCATATCCTTTAAAGCTATATTAGTCGTCCTGCCTAAAACCCACCTTGCCACCGACCAAGGTCATCCGCGCAGAGTAATCCCGGTTTAGAACCGCGATATCTGCGTCCAACCCCGGCTCGATACGGCCCTTACTCTGCAGCCCTAGGCGCTTTGCAGGAGTGGTTGAAGCCATCTGCACCGCATTCTCCAGGGGAATACCCACATCACTGACCGCCACACCTAAGCACTGATTAAGACCCGCTACACTACCTGCAAGCACACCAGGACTATCGGCAAGATTAGCTCTGGAGCCCCGAATCTCAATGTGCTGATCCCAACACTCGTATACCCCATCGGGTAGCCCCGCTAGGGGTACACTATCACTGATCAGGATCATCTTGTCCGGTCCTTTTAGCTTGTAGGCGATCTCAATTGCAGCTGGATGCAAATGATTACCGTCGGCAATAATCTCGATATACATCTGTTCGGAGTTCAAGAACGCCCCCGCCAGCCCCGGATCCCGTTTCTTGAAATCCGGACAAGCGTTAAATGCATGAACCGCATGGTCAGCACCAGAGGCCACTGCCTGCTTTGCGAGTTCATAGGTTGGTTTACAATGACCCAAGGCAGCTATGATCCCCCGCGAGGTACACTCCTCAATGAGTTTTAGCGCCCCGGGCAATTCCGGCGCCACAAGCATTATTCGTAGCATGTCCTCACACTCATCTAGAAGTGGTAAGTACTCACCGGGCACCGGGTTTCGAACATGCTCCAAAGGCTGAGCTCCCCGGTACTCGGGATTCATGTACGGACCTTCGAAGTAAACTCCGAGGATGTTGGCACCACCATGACTCTTCCCTTGGGCAATGCGTGCGGCCTTGGTGGTTTGGTACATGGTCTGTAGCCTAGTGGCTGTCAGTGTTGGCAAGAAAGAAGTCACTCCAAACCTAAGCATGTTCCTTGCTAACTTGGCCATGTCCTGCCAATCTGCAGTCAATACCTCCAACCCACCACTGCCATGGGTATGGATATCGATTAGGCCCGGTAGGACAAGACAGCCCAACACATCAATGGTCTCAGAATCCGACGACGCACATAATGCGTCCATCGGTCCTACCTCGGCAATACAGCCATTACTAAGACCCACATATCCTGGGGAGATGATCCCAGTTGGGGTCACTACACTTCCATTGATAATATAAGTTATTCCCCGCAATTCATAGCACCCCTGACTTTTTGGCTCGCTTTTCAACCTTATACCCGGCAACCATCAATAAAACCATGGACACAAGAACACTTCCCATACTAGTGAGGAAGGCACCATTGAAGCCAAGAAAATAAGTTCCGACAGGGATCCAATGCCAAATCTGAAAGCCCAGGTAGATTACCCCAATCTCGATTAGTGTACTGGCAACACTAACCCAGGAAATCATCTTCTTCAGATCCTCATGGCGCCGCTTCTGTATCACTAGATCCACTACATAGGTACCACCTTGGTACATAACCAACGGTGCAGCGATACACAAGAGCACAATCTGAACAATGAAAAAGACCAGACCTTTTCTCTCTACCGAGTAATCAATCCCTAGGGTAGGCCAAGCCTGCGACGTTGTTCCCGTGTATTTGTAGTGATTCAGGGTACCTTTGGTTTCCACCGTATGAGAGACAGTGTCTAGGTCACCAGCCAGTTCCCACCCTATGGCGGTATCCACGGTCACCGTACACTCAGTCTCAGCAAATCTTTCAAACACAGACACAATCTCACCTAAAGGCAATGAATAGCTAATACGTCCATCAATACGCGGTGGTCGGCCATATAGGGCACCGCTGTTTTTCTCCGACACCGCGATTTTAGTCATGTCCTGGCCTAGAATGCTTTCGACTTTGTCTAGATCTTTAATTACTTCCTGCTGGTCAACGTCTTGAGGATAAATCACCTCAAATACTAGGTTCGGATATGTATCAATGGTTAATTTCAGCGGCTCAACGGCAAAAGCTAGGTTGGGTAGGAGTACTATACATATTGCCACCACTTGTATCCATTTTCTAAACATCACAATCCCCCTAATCCCTTGTGGAGCTTAAGACAGCAGCCAAATCTAACGCCAGCTCCTCAATCTCTCTTAATTTCGTGGTTAGCACTTGGCGTTCCTGTTCTTTAAGAACGATTCTTGGACCCTGATCCAACTGGTGGAAGTACCGCCCAGCTTCATCTAAGGCCTCATTTATCTTCGAGATAACGCTTGCCTGTTCACTGGCAAGGCGTGGGTTTTGCTCCTGAAGTCGGGGCTGTCTAAACTTTTCAACGGGTCGCACCCGACGAATCGCCTCCATGGGCGTTAGCTTTCTGTTTTCAATGAGGAGTCTGGATGCCTTTTCTAGATCGCTGCGCGCTAGTTGCTGCTCTTCGGCAAGATCAAGCAGTTGATCCTGGAGTTGATCCTTTTTTAGACGTCTGGCTGTTCTTTTTGCCACGGCTAGATGCGACAAAGTCAGTACACTAGTTCCTCCCTGGAAGTTATTCACAATTGCCCGCTGATGCCGTTCACTCGCCTCCAAGATAAGTAGCCAGTTTAGCATAGTGGTGCGGGGAATGCCTATCTTTTCCGCCAAGGCGTTCTTGGAAAGCCCAGTCTCATTGAGATACTGCATAATACAGACAGCTCGTTCCAAGGGATCCAGCTCACTTCGCTGCTCGTTTTCAACCAGTTGAAAACGGGTCGCATCAATAGTCTGATCCGCGATAATACATTCAATGTACTCAAATCCTAGCAATTTACAGGCTTGAAATCGTCTTTCGCCGGCGATAAGACGATACATATCCCCCTTTAATGGCCTTACTGTGATCGGATGTAACAGACCCACCTCGGCGATAGAATCAGCTAGGGTCTTGATGCCCTCCTGACTTGCCCTTCTACGTATCTGTCTTGGGGGAATTTCGATCATCTTAATGGGTACACTCATCACTTTCATCTAACTCGGCTACACAACCACAGATTCTACTCCTAGATGTAGCCCGTCAACACCGCCTTTCACAGCATAGAACAGTCCGCTATGCTCGTGACTTCAAATCTCGTTAGAGCCTTTTAGCCTTCCTAGGATTCTTTGCCACCAAGGGGGCTTTACACCAAACCTCGGCAGGGGAAGGGGATCTTCAACCTTGACTTCTCGCCCCGCAAGCACTGCCGAGGGATTATCCTCCAAGAGTGCCTTCAAATAATGCGGTTCAATTCGCCCTTGGAGCTCCTGCTTCACTTGTCCATAACATACTCCCCGATGTCCTGACTTACGATGCATGTCCGAGGCAATAACATGAACCATTTTGGCTTCAAGTAGGGACCAGGCCACTTCCCTCACCCGTGTCCCGAATACCCCAAGCAGGCTGCCTGCATTAACTTGAAGCAATGCCCCCTGCTCCACTAGCCAATGCAAGAACTCCGGTTGATGATACACCACCGCGTTCCGCTCGGGATGGGCAATGATAGGTATTACTCCTTTAACTAGGACTCGGAATAGGACCTCCTCGACACAGGGCGGAATCTGATTCAACGGCAACTCTAATAGCAAATAAACCCCGGTACCTGCAAGGGTCAACGGAGTAACGTCATTGATATTGAGCAGACCGCTATCAAACTCCACTTCAAAGCCTAAATGAAGGGATATTCCCAGACCATTACCCGCCGCTTGCTTAGTTAGTTCTGCAAAGGACAACTGCGCAGCGTGAATATAGCTTTCCCACTCATCTTTCATCAGGAAATGGGGAGTTGCAATCGCGCTAGCAATACCCGCTTCCTCTGCTGTGCGAAGCATTGCCACGGCTTCTTCCATACTATCCGCACCATCATCAAGGCCCGGAAGAACATGCGTATGAATATCAACTACAACCATCAGGCTTGTTCCTCAGTCTGATCATAGTAGTAATAGTAGTAGTAATAATTCCCCTTACTGACCTGAACATTGTTTAAGACCGCACCGATGACGTTGGCTTTGGCGTTGTCCAAGGCTGCCTTGGCATCCTTTGCAGCTTGATACTGGGTATGCCCTGCGTTTACCACAAGAATGACTCCATCTACCTTTGCGGCGAGTATAACTGCATCGGCCACGGCGATTACCGGAGGACTGTCAACTAAAACGATATCCGCCCTCCCCTTTAGTTCATCAAGTAGGTGTTCCATCCCCGCTGAACCAACAAGCTCCGATGGATTAGGAGGAACTGGTCCTGAATTCAGTAGCGAAAGACCCGGGACATCGGTCTTCTGGATAGCCTCATCCACAGACATCTCACCCAAGAGAACGGTGGTTATGCCCACCCGGTTATGCCCTCCACAGATACGATGCAAGGTTGGTTTGCGCATATCACACCCGACAATAATTGTCTTCTTGCCACTTTGGGCCATTACTACCCCAAGATTGTGAAGGGTCGTCGACTTTCCTTCCTCGGGACCTGCGCTGGTAATAAGGAGCGTCTTTAACTCCCGATCGATGCCCGCAAACTGAATGTTACTTCTCAGCATACGATAGGCTTCGGCTACCGGCGATTTTGGATCTAGGTTTGTGATAGCACCACTGGCTCGCTTGTCCAAGCTTCTCACTTCCCGACTCTATCAGATACTACGTTTTGCAGAGCCACTTTTGGGGCTCATTCGTTTCCTTTTGCGTTTTCGTGGTCTATTGGAATCATCAAAGTTAGGAATCATCCCCAGTACAGGCAATCCCAACAGTTCCTCTACCTCTTCAGCGGTCTTGATTGTGGTATCAATATACTCTAGGAAGAAGGCTAAACCACAACCAACAAACAGACCCAGAAACCCTGATATAGCCAGGTTCAGTTTCTTTCTTGGCTTGATCGCATGCTGAGGCACCACCGCTTTATCCACGATCTGCACGTTAGCTGATTTCATGGCTTCGGTGATCCGGATCTCCTCATACTTTGTCAGAAGGAGAGTGTACAACTCCTCGGTTACGCTAAGGTTTCGCGTTAGCCTTTGTACTTCCATTTCTGTACTGGGTAGGCCTCCCATAGCCTGCTGCTTGTCCTCCACCAGATCTTGTAGAGTACTCAACCTAGCCTCAAGAGCAATGACCTCAATTTGCCAGGCAATCAGATCCTGTAGAATACTCTGGTACACTGGGTTTGTCGCCCGGCTTTCGCTATCAACGACATCTTGAAGGGCGACAGCCATCTGCCGTTTCACCTCATCGATTTGTGCCTCAACAGCTATCACCTGCGGATGAACACCTGTATATGTTTGTTTCAACGCTGCAAGCTGCACCTCTAAGCGTCCGAGCTCGGCCCGGTGTTCCATTAGGAGCGGATTATCAGTGACCGACCGGGAGGCAATCAGGGTCTGATCTTGCTGTGTTAACTGCTCCTCTAGTTTAGACATTCGAGTTTTTGCCTCACTAATCTGCACCATCGTCTCGGCCATCATTTTGTCTAGCGCGCTCAACTCTGAAACCAATGACGCGCTCTCCTGTAGGGGCGCAATTACCTTATGCTCAGTCCGGTACCTATTTAGCGCCTCCTCCGCGGCCAGTAGATCCTGCTGTACGATGGTCAGCTGTTCTTCAATAAAGACCCTTGCGTTTCTTGCCTCCTCTTGATTGGCCAGTTGATTCAACTCAATGAAGGCCTCAACTACAGTATTTGCCACCTCAGCGGCGAACTTAGGATCCGTGGACTGAACACTAATCCGAATCGTATCTGTCCCTTGTACAGGTAGCACACTAATACCTTGCTTAAAACCCAGAAACTCAGAGGAATGGGGGTCATCTTCTAATCCGAGCTTCGATGCCGCAAACTGAGCCAAATGACGGCTTTTTAGAATCTCGACGTAGTTTTGCACAGGGTTCTTCCCTGATAACGCCCCCGTATCGAAAAAGGGAATCTCGAGGCTGCTAGTCGGATCACGGATCATAATCGTCGTAGAAGCTTCGTAGACCGGCTCTGTAAGTTCACTGGCAACATAACTGCTGATGAGCGCGGTCAGGAGCAAAACGATGATGATCTCCTTGCGCCTGACTATGATTCGCCAGTACTCCATGATTTCCATGCTTTCCATGTTTTACTACCCCCCTACCACCCAGTAACCAGATCCTTAAACAACTTAACCCCTGTGAGGAACTGAAAGATGGTATTCCAATCTGGGGATGTCGTTTCGGGTACATAGATAATGTCGCCACCAACCACAATTGGATTTGCTTTCTTTACATCCCCTTCGAATAACAGCTTATCCCCCAAGGACGCCTCTCCAACCTGGGAAACATCCGCCCCCCGGTAAATCCCCACCGATTGCAGGGCTGCCCGCTCTGTTGGACCGCCAGCCATAGCAATTACATCCATAACACGGGTATCGGGGCCGATTGAGTACATTCCCGGTTGCTTAACCTGTCCCAATACAACCACTTCCAGTTTTGCTTCGGGGACAAAAATCACATCTCCCTCTTGGATCGGATAATTCGTGTTAAGCGCCAGCTGATGGGTCAGAGCATGAAAATCTGCCTGCAAGATAACATCCTGGTCGTCTTCAGTTCTGGTAATGGTGATTTGGTCTAGACTTGCCCCGGGCAACACTCCTCCAGCCAAACTGATTGCATCCAAGAGCCGAGACCCTTGCGGAAGAAGATAGGCACCTGGACTACGTACTTGTCCAAGAACCATCACATTACGAGCCCTTGGTACATAGACAATGTCACCGGGGGATATCCGGACATCATCACCCTGCAGCTTGTATAGCGAAAACAAGTCAAAGACATGGGTTACTGCTCCATCTGCCCTGCTTAGGGTAATGCTTTGGGTATTAGCCCGATCGGTAACCCCTCCCGCTAGGGCAATAATGTCAACTAACCGATTGTTAGTTCCTAAGGGATAGGCCCCAGGATTGCGTACTTCCCCGAAGACTAAGACCTGTTGTGTTAGCATCGGCACATACACAGCACAGCCTGGACTAAGTAGGGGACTATCCATTAATCCTGAGGCGATACGGGTTAGACTGTAGATTTCCTCTCCCGATTCGTCCCCGACTATGATGCTGTCTCCGTCAGCATCATCCCGCAATCCCCCCGCCTTTGCTACCATATCCAATAGTGAGTCCCCGGTTAAAAGCGTATACTGACCCGGGCGATTCACAGCACCCAATACCGATACCTGTCTGCGCACGAGGGGGATATAAACCAGATCGCCAGGAAAGACCTCTACGTTGTCGCTGCTATCTGGCTCGTGCAACACTGTTTGCAGATCAACCACAATTCTACGAGGTTCCATGGCTGCTTTGCGGACTACAATTGCCTCCCCAAGCTCATCTTGGGCCAGTCCACCAGCCTTGGTAATCAGATTAAACAACCGTTCCCCTTCTTTGACAGGATACGTTCCCGGGTGACTTACCTCACCGAGAATAAGTGCATCATGTTCCCCTTCGGGCACAATAAGCACATCTCCGCCCTGCACCTCAATGTTGGAAGTCAAGTCATATTGCTGGCGTACCGCATTCAAATCCATCGTATATATGCGT contains:
- a CDS encoding CpsD/CapB family tyrosine-protein kinase — translated: MDKRASGAITNLDPKSPVAEAYRMLRSNIQFAGIDRELKTLLITSAGPEEGKSTTLHNLGVVMAQSGKKTIIVGCDMRKPTLHRICGGHNRVGITTVLLGEMSVDEAIQKTDVPGLSLLNSGPVPPNPSELVGSAGMEHLLDELKGRADIVLVDSPPVIAVADAVILAAKVDGVILVVNAGHTQYQAAKDAKAALDNAKANVIGAVLNNVQVSKGNYYYYYYYYDQTEEQA
- a CDS encoding GumC family protein produces the protein MESMEIMEYWRIIVRRKEIIIVLLLTALISSYVASELTEPVYEASTTIMIRDPTSSLEIPFFDTGALSGKNPVQNYVEILKSRHLAQFAASKLGLEDDPHSSEFLGFKQGISVLPVQGTDTIRISVQSTDPKFAAEVANTVVEAFIELNQLANQEEARNARVFIEEQLTIVQQDLLAAEEALNRYRTEHKVIAPLQESASLVSELSALDKMMAETMVQISEAKTRMSKLEEQLTQQDQTLIASRSVTDNPLLMEHRAELGRLEVQLAALKQTYTGVHPQVIAVEAQIDEVKRQMAVALQDVVDSESRATNPVYQSILQDLIAWQIEVIALEARLSTLQDLVEDKQQAMGGLPSTEMEVQRLTRNLSVTEELYTLLLTKYEEIRITEAMKSANVQIVDKAVVPQHAIKPRKKLNLAISGFLGLFVGCGLAFFLEYIDTTIKTAEEVEELLGLPVLGMIPNFDDSNRPRKRKRKRMSPKSGSAKRSI
- the nagA gene encoding N-acetylglucosamine-6-phosphate deacetylase, which gives rise to MRGITYIINGSVVTPTGIISPGYVGLSNGCIAEVGPMDALCASSDSETIDVLGCLVLPGLIDIHTHGSGGLEVLTADWQDMAKLARNMLRFGVTSFLPTLTATRLQTMYQTTKAARIAQGKSHGGANILGVYFEGPYMNPEYRGAQPLEHVRNPVPGEYLPLLDECEDMLRIMLVAPELPGALKLIEECTSRGIIAALGHCKPTYELAKQAVASGADHAVHAFNACPDFKKRDPGLAGAFLNSEQMYIEIIADGNHLHPAAIEIAYKLKGPDKMILISDSVPLAGLPDGVYECWDQHIEIRGSRANLADSPGVLAGSVAGLNQCLGVAVSDVGIPLENAVQMASTTPAKRLGLQSKGRIEPGLDADIAVLNRDYSARMTLVGGKVGFRQDD
- a CDS encoding ParB/RepB/Spo0J family partition protein, with the translated sequence MKVMSVPIKMIEIPPRQIRRRASQEGIKTLADSIAEVGLLHPITVRPLKGDMYRLIAGERRFQACKLLGFEYIECIIADQTIDATRFQLVENEQRSELDPLERAVCIMQYLNETGLSKNALAEKIGIPRTTMLNWLLILEASERHQRAIVNNFQGGTSVLTLSHLAVAKRTARRLKKDQLQDQLLDLAEEQQLARSDLEKASRLLIENRKLTPMEAIRRVRPVEKFRQPRLQEQNPRLASEQASVISKINEALDEAGRYFHQLDQGPRIVLKEQERQVLTTKLREIEELALDLAAVLSSTRD
- a CDS encoding tyrosine protein phosphatase — translated: MVVVDIHTHVLPGLDDGADSMEEAVAMLRTAEEAGIASAIATPHFLMKDEWESYIHAAQLSFAELTKQAAGNGLGISLHLGFEVEFDSGLLNINDVTPLTLAGTGVYLLLELPLNQIPPCVEEVLFRVLVKGVIPIIAHPERNAVVYHQPEFLHWLVEQGALLQVNAGSLLGVFGTRVREVAWSLLEAKMVHVIASDMHRKSGHRGVCYGQVKQELQGRIEPHYLKALLEDNPSAVLAGREVKVEDPLPLPRFGVKPPWWQRILGRLKGSNEI